GAACCACTGGAGAAAGGCACCGTAGTGCGAGAAACGCACGCAGGGGACTTTTGAAGTGGAGTCATTTCAACGAGTTGGAGCCAGAATAAAACATAGTGCGAGCGCGGGCGTTCAGCCTCGAGCCACTGGAGCAAAAAGTGCCGGGACGCGTTAAGCGTACCAAGCGATTTGTGAAATGGACGTCGAGGTTGCCCGAACGAGCCAAGATAGGAGGAAAGTATCATGCTTTTAGGAGATTTACATCCATCGAATTTGTTAGTAGTTATCTTTTTGTTTTTTGGAACAATAGCGGTAGGGTTTGGAGCCATTGGTGAAACACATTATGCGATTATTTCGATTATAATACCAGCAATTGTTCATTTTTTCAATGATGCGTACGCCAATGCTAATCCGCGAGAAGAATCACAAATTGCATTTGGGATTGAATTAGAAGCATTAAGTAAGATGGTCACCTATGGTTTAGCGCCTGTTAGTTTACTAATTCGCATTACTGAAGGTTCAGTAGCAGCGTTAGTGGTTAGTGCTTTTTATTTGCTTGCTGTAGCGGTAAGGATTGCGCATTTTAATCGTCCATTAGAAATGCAAGGGGAGTTAGAACCAGGTATTATTTATGGATTACCCTCAGTATCTATTGCGATTGCGTTGCCAATATTATCATTGATTAGTTGGGTGATTCCACTTAATATCGCCGGGATAATATGGTTATTAGTATTTGCAGTATTATTGGTTGGTTTTGTCATTAAATATCCACTACCAAAAATTCCAGCGAACTATAAATTTGTATTACTAGGCTTGGGACTAGTAGCGGTGGTAGCATTACTTGTTCAAGGAACATTAATTAAATAATAAACATTAGTTATGGTATTCATTTATATGGATACCATAATTTTTTGCATTCCGACATTTTGTGGGGCTTTACAAAATGATAGAACATTCCCTCATTCTCCAGAAAAAGGTGGTTTTCTATTTTTTTGCTAACAACTTAAATACGCAACGTTATGCGATTAAAATGGGTCTGGGAGATGCTAGCAGAAACTACTTCAATTTGAGTAAAATTAGGAGATAGAATTCAAAAAGATAAATCTTCAATTATGCGCGGCTAACTGTTATAATGAAAAGGAGACATTAAAGCAGAAGTATCGAAAATTAAGCCAAACTATTTCAAACTATGAAAGAACAACACGATACTTACAGCAAAACATAGTGCGACAACGAGTGGTCTGAAATGAACCACTGGAGAAAGGCACCGTAGTGCGAGTATCGCACGCAGGGGGCTTTTGAAGTGGAGACATTTCAACGAGTTGGAGCCAGAATAAAACATAGTGCGACAACGAGTGGTCTGAAATGAACCACTGGAGAAAGGCACCGTAGTGCGAGTATCGCACGCAGGGGGCTTTTGAAGTGGAGACATTTCAACGAGTTGGAGCCAGAATAAAACATAGTGCGACAACGAGTGGTCTGAAATGAACCACTGGAGAAAGGCGCCGTAGTGCGAGAAACGCACGCAGGAGGCTTTTGAAGTGGAGACATTTCAACGAGTTGGAGCCAGAATAAGGAGGCAACAGCGATGAAACATCGACCGGTCGATACCATTACTACACAAATCGAATCTATTTTGACATCAATAACAACTGAAGGTACGGAATCTGAGAAAAGTGTCTATTTAATTGACGAAACAACGGTGCAAATTAAACAACAAGTGTACCGAGTTGTGAAAGATTATCGTGAAGGGTTTGATTATGTAGCGTTTGAAGCACGGTATCAAGAATATTTTGACAAATTTGACTTTATTGTTGGAGACTGGGGATATGACCAGCTACGTTTACGTGGTTTTTATCAATTAAATCGCCGTAAAGTACCACGTGAGCAGACCATTGACTATTTAGAAGATTATTTAAAAGAATATTGTAACTTCGGCTGTAAATACTTTGTATTAGCAAAAGAAGAAGCGCTCTTGAAATATAATCAATTAACGCAAGCGCCTAGTCGCTCGATGAAACAGTCAGTAAAACCAACGCAGAAACAAATTCATACACGAAATGTGAAAGAACAACAAGAAATTGTGCCGCCAGTAAAAGTGAAAACAGCGAAAAAAGTGAAGCAACGTGATAATTTCCAAATTAAACAATCGAAGCGTCCCAAAGTAAAATCAGTGCAACCAACTAAACAGGCAGATACGAAAACATCTGTGGTGGCGCAAACAAATAAACGTAAATTTGTGATTAAAGAACACCAATCCAAATAAAATTAAGCAATAACAAGGTGGAAAGATATTGAAACAGTATAAAGCATATTTAATTGATTTAGATGGAACGGTATATTTTGGAAAAAATCGTATTCCGACAGCAGAACAATTCGTAAAGAAGTTATTGGTAGCAGATATTCCATTTCTTTTTGTGACTAATAATGCGACAAAAAGTCCAGAAGAAGTAGCTGAAAATTTAGCGACAAATTATGATTTGCCGGTAACAGCAAACCATTGTTATACATCAGCATTGGCATTAATTGATTACTTAAATGCGCATCATCCCAATGCAAGGATACACGTGGTAGGAGAAGCATCATTGAAAAACTTGATTCAATCAGCGGGTTATACTATTGAACAAACGAATCAAGCAGATGTAGTTGTACAAGCGTTAGACCGTCAGGCAACGTACGAATCATTGGCGACAGCAGCGCAAGCAATTCGAAATGGCGCAGCATTTCTAGTGACGAATACGGACCGCAGTATACCGACTGAAAATGGGATGATGCCGAGTTCAGGCGCCTTAACGGCATTTTTACAACATACAACGCGTGTCGAACCGGTTGTTATGGGCAAACCTTATCGTCCGATTTTAGAGGGATGTTTGCATCAATTAGGCTTAAGTGTTGAAGAAGTGTTGATGATTGGAGATAACTACGAAACAGATATTCGAGTAGGCATCGATGCTGGGATGGATACTTTACTGGTGTTGACAGGGGTCACGTCCAAAGCGGATGTTGCTGATTTACCAGTTGCTCCCACATATGTATTACAAGACCTTTCTGAGTGGGAGTTGGCTAAATGAATCAGGTGAAATATGCCATTGCTGCCATTGTGACCAGTATTGTTGCACTTAGTGTGTCGATTTCGCTTGTTATTTTAACAGGGCAGTGGAGCTATCAGCTGTTTGCGTCGTTTCAAGATGTGGCGACACCGGTTGGTTTAACTAAGCAACAATTGTTTGTAAATATTGCTCAATTGATGCATTATCTCATCTCGCCATTTCAAACTAATTTATCATTTGCTAATTTTTCAAGTTCAGCAGGAGGCTTGCAGCATTTTGTCGAAGTGAAACGATTGATGCAATGGAATTTTGTATTGAGCATTATCGGGATTATCTACCTCGTGTGGACGCTAAAACCCAAACGCACCAAGCGAGTGTTGTATGATGTTCAGCAATGGTTGAAGTTAACGGCGTATTTTCCTTTGATACTCCTCTTCTTTATTGTGGTAGCGTTTGACAAATTATTTGTGCTTTTTCATCAGTTGTTTTTCAGAAATGATTTATGGCTATTTAATCCTATAACGGATCCTATTATCAATGTCTTGCCGCAATCATTATTTATGATGTATTTTATTTTAGCGATTGTAATATATGAAGTAATTGTTTGGCTTTATCGAAAAGCGATAAGGTAATATTGTCAGTGCAAAGTGTTTGGATATTAGTGTAACTATTTAGAAAGAAAGGTGTTATATGCTGAACGTAGGAACTATCGGGACTTCGTGGATTACCGAGCAATTTATACAGGCATTAAAATTAACGCGGCGGTATCATATTAAAGGTGTCTATTCAAGAACGGCTAAAAGTGCCCAAGATATCGCAACGTTTTATCATGCGGATTATTATACTGACCAATTAAATAATTTATTGTATGACCCTGAAATTCATATCGTTTACGTAGCGAGTCCGAATAGTTTGCATTTTGAGCATACAATGGCAGCGATTCGTGCGGGTAAACATGTCATTGTAGAAAAACCAGCATTTTCATCGGTCAAAGAGTGGCACGCAGCGCATGATTATGCAAAAGAACAAGGGGTTAAAATTTTTGAAGCAGCGCTACACTATCATAGTCGCAATTACCGACGGTTACGTCAATTAGTACGTAACTTGCAAAAAGGGCATTCGCATCCGTTTGTGGGCGCGAATTTTAATATTGGACAGTATTCGTCTAAATATGACCAATTTGTCGATTCGATGAAAGGTAAAGTGGATGAACCGAATGTCTTTAATCTGGATTATTCGGGTGGGTCATTGATGGATATTGGTGTTTATCCAATTTATGTAGCGCTCGATTTGTTTGGTATGCCAGATGCAGTGAATTATCATACAGTAAAGGGCGCAAACTTAGCTGATTTGTTCGGCATGGCGATTTTGACGTATAAAACATTTCAAGTGAATATTTTTATCTCGAAAGCAGTGCATTCGATTATGCCGAGTGAAATTTATTTTGATGATGAAACGATTGTTATTGAAGGGATTACCCGTATCGCAAGTGTGCGGTTGATTAATAAGTTAGGACAAGAAGCTAAAGTAATTGATTATC
The genomic region above belongs to Aerococcaceae bacterium zg-1292 and contains:
- a CDS encoding TIGR01906 family membrane protein; this translates as MNQVKYAIAAIVTSIVALSVSISLVILTGQWSYQLFASFQDVATPVGLTKQQLFVNIAQLMHYLISPFQTNLSFANFSSSAGGLQHFVEVKRLMQWNFVLSIIGIIYLVWTLKPKRTKRVLYDVQQWLKLTAYFPLILLFFIVVAFDKLFVLFHQLFFRNDLWLFNPITDPIINVLPQSLFMMYFILAIVIYEVIVWLYRKAIR
- a CDS encoding Gfo/Idh/MocA family oxidoreductase; protein product: MLNVGTIGTSWITEQFIQALKLTRRYHIKGVYSRTAKSAQDIATFYHADYYTDQLNNLLYDPEIHIVYVASPNSLHFEHTMAAIRAGKHVIVEKPAFSSVKEWHAAHDYAKEQGVKIFEAALHYHSRNYRRLRQLVRNLQKGHSHPFVGANFNIGQYSSKYDQFVDSMKGKVDEPNVFNLDYSGGSLMDIGVYPIYVALDLFGMPDAVNYHTVKGANLADLFGMAILTYKTFQVNIFISKAVHSIMPSEIYFDDETIVIEGITRIASVRLINKLGQEAKVIDYRPENVMYDELIAFSEIIQEPDNIQQQVRYEDWKQLSLQVAQVMEQLRQSAGIQLAADDSYFG
- a CDS encoding YutD family protein is translated as MKHRPVDTITTQIESILTSITTEGTESEKSVYLIDETTVQIKQQVYRVVKDYREGFDYVAFEARYQEYFDKFDFIVGDWGYDQLRLRGFYQLNRRKVPREQTIDYLEDYLKEYCNFGCKYFVLAKEEALLKYNQLTQAPSRSMKQSVKPTQKQIHTRNVKEQQEIVPPVKVKTAKKVKQRDNFQIKQSKRPKVKSVQPTKQADTKTSVVAQTNKRKFVIKEHQSK
- a CDS encoding TIGR01457 family HAD-type hydrolase, whose translation is MKQYKAYLIDLDGTVYFGKNRIPTAEQFVKKLLVADIPFLFVTNNATKSPEEVAENLATNYDLPVTANHCYTSALALIDYLNAHHPNARIHVVGEASLKNLIQSAGYTIEQTNQADVVVQALDRQATYESLATAAQAIRNGAAFLVTNTDRSIPTENGMMPSSGALTAFLQHTTRVEPVVMGKPYRPILEGCLHQLGLSVEEVLMIGDNYETDIRVGIDAGMDTLLVLTGVTSKADVADLPVAPTYVLQDLSEWELAK